The DNA region ATCTTGTGAGAATTATTCATTCCTgatatcataaattatttatagtCGGTGTCGTAATTGATTAAACCACTTGTTACTCCTCTGGAAATGGAGTATCTCTTCCCATTCTTTCTAGGTCAAACTTGGGCGaaatctcattaaaaatgaagcattttttaaaataaaaataacattatcttactttttcatctattttactttatttcctcTTAGTTAACTAACAAAACAACATTATAAGAAATCTGATGCCGAAAaccaaatatttcatatttattaaaacGGAAGTACATTCAATCTGATTTAGTGATGTGGGCAATGAATGAGTCCATCTCCTTGACAGAAATCCCTCCTTGAAGCACAGATTTCCTCACCGCATCCCCCAACTCCTCAGCCCTCTTCCTAATCTCCACCCCTTCCTCGGAAGCCATCAATCGTTTCACCGCGCTCTCCACTGCGCCCGATGGGACAACCCTGTCCCGATGGGCCCACTCCACGGCCTCCACCCCTATCCCAAGAACCTTGGTCATGAGGACCGCGTTCCTGGGCTGGTCAGAGTGCATGGGCCATGCCACCATTGGCACGCCCATGCTTATACTCTCCATACACGAATTCCAACCACAGTGCGTCAGAAACCCACCTGTCGCCTTGTGGCCCAAAATCGTCAACTGCGGGGCCCAATCCCGCAAAATCAGCCCCCTCTCTCTCACCCTTTCCTCATACATTTCCGGCAACGGAGCTCTTCTCACATCTCCTTCGAAGATGTTACCTCTGTCGGCGTCTCTGATCACCCATATAAACCTCTGCCCACTTTTCTCCAATCCCTCGGCAATCTCCGAAATTTGATCATCCGATAAAGAACACGTGCTCCCAAACGAAACCAGAATCACTGAATTCAAGCTCTGTACATCCAGCCATTTCAAGCATGCTTCTCTCTCTTCAAACTGCTTGCTTTCGGATACCGAAACTGGATTGAACGGGCCGACAGCCCAGATGTTTCCGGTCCCGGTAGATTTCTCGTTGGCGAGGAGATCGAGGTAGGTGGCCTCAATCACCCGCGACGTGTTGTAGATGTCTCCTGAGCTGATCTTCGGGAGGTTATGCTGAAATTGCATAACCTCCGCGAATTCAGGCGGGAAGCATCCTTCTGCAGATGGAACTTGTTCAATAAAAGAGGATTCGTTCTTCAGCTTGGTTGTTTTTCCAGTGTATTCCCAGTGGAAGGAATAGACAGAAAAGGCGGCGATGCTGTGGAAGCAGTAGGCCGCGGCGTTGGGGAGGGTTGGCACGTCCTGTACGACGTATGGGAGGGAGGAGTCGTACAGGACGGCCAGCCTTCGGGTGGTGGGTGCGAGCCTCTGAGCCAGCTCGAAGACGGGCTGGCGGAGGTGCATGGAGGAGACGAGGGAGGGGATGAGGTGGGCTGGGAATTTGATGGGGGAGTTGGGGTTGGGGGGTGGGTTGGTGAAGGGTGGGGTGGGGAGGTGGTGGAAGTGGACGGAGGGGGATGAGGATGGGTCCCAGCCGTGGAGGCGGGTCTGAGCTTGGCGGATGTGGGCCTCCCCGGCTACGTAGTGGACGGGGATGTCGCGGGCGGCGATCAGGCGGGAGAGGTGGAGGagctggttgaggtggccctgAGCCGGCAGCGGCACCATCAACACGGTCAAGGGGACTTCTTCTTGGTTTGTTGCCATTGGAGaggtttttttttcaatttactgGTGTGGTGTCTAAGGATGTGTGGTTGTCGTTTATATAAGCTTTTTTTCTTGCGACTGTGCCGCTCTGAAATCAACTGCGCTGTCTCTGCAAGGCATGTAACAAAATATATCAGattttttcaattatgtatGTTGTTGTCTTGAGGACTGCAAGAAagaaatgatgatgatgatgtttggAAATTGCTAGAGTTTTATGATTCAACTTTACATGTTTGGAGCTATTAACGCAATACGGCTTGGTCTTTGATTTCTCCTCCTTTTGATTAATAATTGaaatgttgaaaattttgatgttTGTCTTCAATTCTTCATATGACTTTATatggttttttatttatttaggaaATTTATGATGGGAATTTCATTGGACTTTAGCACATGCGCTGTGACTTATGCGAGTGGGACATCGTGGACGACTTGCCATCCTTGTGCGGAGACTTTGATCATTGGACGACTTGGTCGCCTCAGTTGCTGTCGCCATC from Salvia splendens isolate huo1 chromosome 9, SspV2, whole genome shotgun sequence includes:
- the LOC121749041 gene encoding zeatin O-glucosyltransferase-like, yielding MATNQEEVPLTVLMVPLPAQGHLNQLLHLSRLIAARDIPVHYVAGEAHIRQAQTRLHGWDPSSSPSVHFHHLPTPPFTNPPPNPNSPIKFPAHLIPSLVSSMHLRQPVFELAQRLAPTTRRLAVLYDSSLPYVVQDVPTLPNAAAYCFHSIAAFSVYSFHWEYTGKTTKLKNESSFIEQVPSAEGCFPPEFAEVMQFQHNLPKISSGDIYNTSRVIEATYLDLLANEKSTGTGNIWAVGPFNPVSVSESKQFEEREACLKWLDVQSLNSVILVSFGSTCSLSDDQISEIAEGLEKSGQRFIWVIRDADRGNIFEGDVRRAPLPEMYEERVRERGLILRDWAPQLTILGHKATGGFLTHCGWNSCMESISMGVPMVAWPMHSDQPRNAVLMTKVLGIGVEAVEWAHRDRVVPSGAVESAVKRLMASEEGVEIRKRAEELGDAVRKSVLQGGISVKEMDSFIAHITKSD